The following proteins come from a genomic window of Corynebacterium crudilactis:
- the rplQ gene encoding 50S ribosomal protein L17 codes for MPTPKRGTRLGGSASHQKKILSNLAASLFEHGAIKTTDAKAKTLRPYAEKLITKAKSGTVADRRNVAALIPNKEIVAYLFNELAPKFENRAGGYTRIIKLENRKGDNAPMSQISLVLEETVSTEAARATRAAASKKAAEETETAEVAEAPAEEIATEEAAEEK; via the coding sequence ATGCCTACCCCTAAAAGAGGCACCCGTCTCGGCGGATCTGCAAGCCACCAGAAGAAGATCCTTTCTAACCTGGCTGCATCCCTGTTCGAGCATGGCGCAATCAAGACCACTGATGCCAAGGCAAAGACTCTGCGTCCATACGCAGAGAAGCTGATCACCAAGGCTAAGTCCGGCACCGTTGCAGATCGTCGTAACGTTGCTGCACTGATTCCTAACAAGGAAATCGTTGCTTACTTGTTCAACGAACTTGCTCCTAAGTTCGAGAACCGTGCAGGTGGTTACACCCGTATCATCAAGCTGGAGAACCGTAAGGGCGACAACGCTCCTATGTCCCAGATCTCTCTCGTTCTCGAGGAGACTGTCTCCACTGAGGCTGCTCGCGCAACCCGCGCAGCTGCTTCCAAGAAGGCTGCTGAAGAGACTGAGACCGCAGAGGTCGCAGAGGCTCCAGCAGAGGAGATCGCAACCGAAGAGGCTGCAGAAGAGAAGTAA
- the truA gene encoding tRNA pseudouridine(38-40) synthase TruA — MTENSTVRIRLDLAYDGTEFHGWAKQGTSDLRTVQKVLEDNLSMVLREPVELTVAGRTDAGVHAAGQVAHFDIHEEALAQRGIEGDPQKLVRRLARLVPDDIRVHGVRFAEPGFDARFSAMRRNYIYRITTHPAGALPTRRHDTAHWPKPVELERMQLAADALLGLHDFVAFCKAKPHATTVRELQKFAWHDVSTEIEPQVYEAHVVADAFCWSMVRSLVGSCMAVGEGRRTTGFTAELLDATQRSPMVPVAPAKGLSLVGVDYPAADKLQERAEETRAVREFPEPHLRA; from the coding sequence ATGACGGAAAATTCAACGGTGCGTATCCGCCTGGATCTGGCTTATGATGGCACAGAATTTCATGGTTGGGCCAAGCAGGGTACGAGTGATCTGCGCACGGTGCAAAAAGTGTTGGAAGACAATTTGAGCATGGTGCTGCGCGAGCCCGTTGAATTAACCGTTGCTGGTCGGACAGATGCTGGGGTGCATGCTGCTGGACAGGTTGCTCATTTTGATATTCATGAAGAAGCGTTGGCGCAGCGTGGCATTGAGGGCGATCCGCAGAAACTTGTGCGGCGTCTGGCACGGCTAGTGCCTGATGATATCCGTGTGCATGGCGTACGGTTTGCCGAGCCCGGCTTTGATGCGCGCTTTTCCGCGATGCGGAGGAACTACATTTATCGCATTACGACGCATCCTGCCGGCGCTCTCCCTACCCGCCGACACGATACCGCGCACTGGCCTAAGCCTGTGGAGCTTGAACGCATGCAATTAGCTGCCGATGCGTTGTTGGGCCTGCATGATTTCGTGGCTTTTTGTAAAGCTAAGCCACACGCAACCACAGTGCGAGAACTACAAAAATTTGCATGGCACGATGTGTCAACTGAGATAGAACCTCAGGTCTATGAAGCTCATGTCGTTGCTGATGCTTTTTGCTGGTCCATGGTGCGATCCTTGGTCGGTTCGTGCATGGCTGTTGGCGAAGGCCGTAGAACTACCGGATTTACCGCAGAGCTACTTGATGCAACGCAGCGCAGCCCCATGGTTCCGGTGGCACCCGCAAAAGGCCTGAGCTTGGTTGGCGTAGATTATCCTGCCGCTGATAAATTACAAGAACGAGCCGAGGAAACCCGCGCAGTTCGTGAGTTTCCCGAGCCTCATCTGCGAGCCTAA
- a CDS encoding TIGR02611 family protein: protein MSTMREMVSDRIDRLQDAHARSKQKKFGFLVRPGTLALGWLVTIIGLITIPLPGQGWLTTFIGVGILSLEQKWAKNLLGWGVHQYDRFFTWYGKKSFRFRMSVLALMILLIWAVFIVTFWALWYTGTISWADEFFTYLGLSR from the coding sequence ATGAGCACGATGCGAGAAATGGTCAGCGACCGCATTGACCGGCTACAAGATGCCCATGCGCGTTCCAAGCAAAAGAAATTCGGGTTTTTAGTTCGCCCCGGCACCTTGGCCCTTGGTTGGTTAGTGACGATCATCGGATTAATCACCATCCCGCTGCCTGGTCAAGGTTGGCTCACCACCTTCATTGGCGTGGGTATTTTATCCCTGGAGCAAAAGTGGGCGAAGAACCTGCTGGGCTGGGGAGTACACCAATATGACCGCTTTTTCACCTGGTATGGCAAGAAATCATTCCGTTTCCGCATGAGCGTATTGGCATTGATGATCCTGCTCATTTGGGCTGTTTTTATCGTGACGTTTTGGGCCTTGTGGTACACCGGGACGATCTCTTGGGCGGATGAATTTTTCACCTATCTGGGACTGAGCCGCTAG
- the mycP gene encoding type VII secretion-associated serine protease mycosin yields MRRILTFGLALCALIATTPAAFSQEVEALACPDVAIADSSIATMDEHLTQSLQQAHRIATGAGTMVAVIDTGVSPHPRLPHLVPGGDFVGAHQSPDMPGELIDCDGHGTIVAGIIAAQNNSGSGWPYDGTADSYLGVAPDAGIISIKQTSSYIRTHENSTIGTLSTLADSIHRALDAGAHVINISVVSCLSDVPEDVNGFQPLTDALNRAELHGTIVVAAAGNLGQNCPADSTVYPAHSDTVLSVSARFDSHTLADYSMPGDQQLLSAPSQIPAGLSPRGDGFASHMITTSGDSPFAGTSFAAPVVSATAALLRQHFPFATPQEIRLRIFNSIDPARGAIDPYLALTQEIYPADPVIHEIALSIPDTSDQSPRQRSLAVLVMICGALGLLAIVVGIRHRQRRGF; encoded by the coding sequence ATGCGCCGGATTCTTACCTTCGGCCTGGCGCTCTGTGCGCTGATCGCTACTACTCCAGCTGCGTTTTCCCAAGAAGTTGAAGCTTTAGCATGCCCCGATGTCGCCATCGCAGACTCTTCCATAGCCACCATGGATGAACATCTAACGCAGTCTTTGCAGCAAGCACACCGCATCGCCACTGGAGCTGGAACCATGGTGGCAGTTATTGATACAGGAGTATCTCCTCATCCACGGCTCCCCCATTTGGTTCCTGGTGGAGATTTTGTTGGTGCTCATCAAAGCCCAGATATGCCCGGCGAACTTATCGATTGCGATGGACACGGAACAATCGTTGCTGGAATCATTGCCGCCCAAAACAACTCCGGATCAGGCTGGCCTTATGATGGCACCGCCGATTCCTACCTTGGAGTGGCTCCCGATGCTGGAATTATCTCCATCAAACAAACCAGTTCTTATATACGCACCCACGAAAACTCCACCATCGGCACGTTAAGCACCTTGGCGGATTCCATTCACCGCGCACTTGATGCCGGTGCACACGTAATCAATATTTCTGTGGTGTCGTGTCTCTCTGATGTGCCAGAAGATGTGAATGGATTTCAACCTTTAACCGATGCGCTCAACCGTGCAGAATTACACGGAACCATTGTGGTGGCTGCCGCAGGAAATCTGGGCCAAAACTGTCCCGCTGATTCCACCGTCTATCCCGCACATTCCGATACTGTGCTTTCAGTATCTGCGCGTTTCGATTCCCACACCCTCGCCGACTATTCCATGCCTGGGGACCAACAACTGCTTTCCGCTCCGAGTCAGATCCCCGCTGGATTATCTCCACGCGGAGACGGCTTCGCCAGCCATATGATCACCACATCAGGCGATAGCCCTTTTGCCGGAACAAGTTTTGCCGCACCGGTAGTCAGTGCCACTGCTGCCCTTTTAAGACAGCACTTTCCTTTTGCTACCCCTCAGGAAATTCGTCTGCGGATTTTCAACAGCATCGACCCAGCACGAGGGGCCATAGACCCCTATCTAGCTCTGACTCAGGAGATATATCCTGCCGATCCCGTAATTCATGAGATCGCTCTAAGCATTCCTGATACTTCTGATCAGTCACCGCGTCAACGAAGCCTTGCGGTGCTCGTTATGATCTGTGGCGCCCTTGGGTTATTGGCAATCGTGGTGGGAATCAGACACCGCCAGCGCAGGGGTTTTTAA
- the rpsD gene encoding 30S ribosomal protein S4: MARYTGPATRKSRRLRVDLIGGDMAFERRPYPPGQAGRARIKESEYLLQLQEKQKARFIYGVMEKQFRRYYAEANRRPGKTGENLVVLLESRLDNVVYRAGLARTRRQARQLVSHGHFNVNGKAIDVPSFRVSQYDIINVREKSQKMNWFEEAQDNTVDAIVPAWLQVVPETLRILVHQLPERAQIDVPLQEQLIVELYSK; encoded by the coding sequence ATGGCTCGTTATACCGGCCCAGCAACCCGTAAATCCCGTCGTCTGCGCGTCGACCTCATTGGTGGAGACATGGCGTTCGAGCGCCGTCCGTACCCTCCAGGACAGGCTGGCCGTGCACGCATCAAGGAGTCCGAGTACCTGCTGCAGCTCCAGGAGAAGCAGAAGGCTCGTTTCATCTACGGCGTCATGGAAAAGCAGTTCCGTCGTTACTACGCCGAGGCTAACCGTCGCCCAGGCAAGACTGGTGAAAACCTGGTTGTCTTGCTTGAGTCCCGCCTCGACAACGTCGTTTACCGCGCAGGTCTGGCACGCACCCGCCGCCAGGCTCGTCAGCTTGTCTCCCACGGTCACTTCAATGTGAACGGCAAGGCAATCGACGTACCATCTTTCCGCGTTTCTCAGTACGACATCATCAATGTTCGTGAGAAGTCACAGAAGATGAACTGGTTCGAAGAAGCACAAGACAACACTGTCGACGCTATCGTTCCAGCTTGGCTTCAGGTTGTTCCTGAGACCCTTCGCATCCTCGTGCACCAGCTCCCAGAGCGCGCACAGATCGATGTACCACTACAAGAGCAGCTCATCGTCGAGCTTTACTCGAAGTAG
- a CDS encoding DUF6541 family protein — MLTTLWIAVLVFTVPGLVVSWVSGLKLPWAMAASIPATFGIYGLAAWVLGILEMRFDLQSVVISTLIFAAVALVWRLFFVGGWLLGRRKTRIRKQSLADEDASAEDISVAEDPVEAPQPQGFWRSVWDYLRNGGILDHRWLLPAAGALTGSWLIIDRALKLLLSTEHGLGDIVQGWDVHWHASTVRFIDETGIASSTMMGQLRNIETQQELFYPSAWHAGAWVLSDVANLSIVEATNLTGIVLSGLLLPLAVALIAWRLVNNRGLTAQIGAGLAGLITIASPVLFWVGNYVGAWPYVAAIGAAGVVLALFMSTPAVPVRIFAAALAFMGMFQLHPAPATIVIMVLLFWWLLKLIWVPSRKVKGSKAGLGIRVKDVSILALTGIIGVALMLPQVISGSEQTEEVLSYSAEEQVTRSESWLISIFMDTRHVDFFGTIDILPVLIFAAIGGVIALVWRGNLWALVFYGASVALTANSLKPFGEPWGDWLNIIGGLHYSTGHRLIMPVALFTFAAAGIGAAAAIRVICLGPIKKFAAVSGVVSVVMALVIAVPLQTWAKDFVQEGSETTILAPHDDRMVNDNDLAAWDWLIQQPRAAEMNIMGDPADGNGWMYAYNGLHSVSRHYAWPAAGEGSATAMLFWWPQLLGTGTDGNPDQINDVDLAARDLNVGYFMISPWTFWDFQIPNFRQIDLLWETPGVTPVYKKGDSVIFAINDQFTDAELDQMRKPGNSPELLPELLTKGELGLAKDEDELDQNYYHRPSTPARTEAVPASPVLYAPDPTKPHTVPN; from the coding sequence ATGCTGACGACATTATGGATTGCGGTATTGGTTTTTACCGTTCCTGGATTAGTCGTCTCTTGGGTCTCTGGGCTGAAACTGCCTTGGGCTATGGCGGCCTCAATTCCTGCCACCTTTGGTATTTATGGTCTGGCAGCGTGGGTGCTCGGCATCTTGGAGATGCGTTTTGATCTCCAATCTGTAGTAATTTCCACACTCATTTTTGCTGCCGTGGCATTAGTCTGGCGGTTATTTTTCGTGGGTGGCTGGTTGCTAGGCCGCAGAAAAACACGTATCCGTAAACAATCATTGGCAGATGAAGACGCTTCTGCTGAGGATATTTCTGTAGCAGAAGACCCTGTGGAGGCACCACAGCCTCAAGGTTTTTGGCGTTCTGTATGGGACTATCTGCGCAATGGTGGCATCCTAGATCACCGTTGGCTATTACCTGCAGCAGGTGCTTTGACTGGTTCTTGGCTCATTATTGATCGTGCGTTAAAACTTCTCTTGAGCACCGAGCATGGCTTGGGCGATATTGTCCAAGGCTGGGATGTGCATTGGCATGCCTCCACGGTGCGTTTCATTGATGAAACTGGCATTGCGTCCTCCACCATGATGGGGCAGCTGCGCAATATTGAAACACAGCAGGAACTGTTCTATCCAAGTGCCTGGCATGCTGGTGCTTGGGTGCTGTCAGATGTTGCGAATCTTTCTATCGTAGAAGCGACCAACTTAACTGGCATTGTGTTATCTGGTCTGTTGCTGCCTCTCGCGGTTGCGCTTATTGCGTGGCGGTTGGTTAATAACCGTGGCTTGACTGCACAGATCGGTGCAGGTCTTGCTGGCCTTATTACCATTGCATCTCCTGTCCTGTTCTGGGTAGGAAATTATGTGGGCGCATGGCCTTATGTTGCAGCGATTGGTGCTGCCGGCGTAGTGCTTGCTCTGTTCATGTCTACCCCTGCGGTTCCAGTGCGTATTTTTGCCGCTGCTTTGGCCTTTATGGGTATGTTCCAGCTGCACCCAGCTCCGGCGACCATCGTGATCATGGTGCTGTTGTTCTGGTGGCTGCTCAAACTTATCTGGGTACCAAGCCGCAAGGTGAAGGGCTCTAAAGCGGGACTCGGCATTCGCGTGAAGGATGTTAGCATTCTTGCTCTCACCGGAATTATCGGTGTGGCACTGATGCTTCCTCAGGTGATTTCTGGTTCGGAACAAACTGAAGAGGTGCTGTCTTATTCCGCCGAAGAACAAGTAACACGCAGTGAATCGTGGTTGATATCGATCTTCATGGATACCCGGCATGTGGATTTCTTCGGCACTATCGATATTCTTCCTGTGCTCATCTTTGCAGCCATCGGCGGAGTTATCGCGCTGGTGTGGCGCGGCAACCTGTGGGCACTTGTGTTCTATGGAGCAAGCGTTGCGCTCACTGCGAACTCTCTCAAACCTTTTGGTGAGCCGTGGGGAGATTGGCTCAACATCATCGGTGGTTTACATTATTCCACTGGACACAGGCTTATCATGCCGGTTGCCCTGTTTACGTTTGCAGCTGCTGGCATCGGTGCAGCCGCGGCGATTCGTGTGATTTGCTTGGGGCCAATCAAGAAATTTGCGGCAGTATCTGGAGTGGTTTCTGTTGTCATGGCGCTTGTCATTGCCGTGCCACTGCAGACATGGGCAAAGGATTTCGTACAGGAAGGCTCCGAAACCACTATCTTGGCGCCTCATGATGATCGCATGGTCAATGATAACGACCTTGCTGCCTGGGACTGGCTGATTCAACAACCTCGTGCGGCAGAGATGAACATCATGGGCGATCCAGCAGATGGCAACGGTTGGATGTATGCCTACAATGGTTTGCATTCTGTATCGCGTCACTATGCATGGCCGGCTGCCGGTGAAGGTTCTGCTACTGCCATGCTGTTCTGGTGGCCGCAGCTTCTTGGCACCGGAACTGATGGAAATCCAGACCAGATCAATGATGTAGATCTGGCTGCTCGTGATCTTAATGTCGGATACTTCATGATCAGCCCATGGACTTTTTGGGATTTCCAGATTCCGAATTTCCGCCAGATCGATTTGCTATGGGAAACGCCTGGTGTGACCCCTGTGTATAAAAAGGGCGATTCGGTGATCTTTGCGATCAATGATCAGTTCACTGATGCGGAACTTGATCAGATGCGCAAACCTGGAAATTCCCCAGAACTTCTTCCAGAGCTGTTAACCAAGGGTGAACTTGGGTTGGCGAAGGATGAAGATGAATTGGATCAAAATTATTACCACCGTCCAAGCACCCCAGCCCGTACCGAAGCAGTGCCCGCCAGCCCAGTGCTTTATGCTCCTGATCCGACAAAACCACATACAGTGCCCAACTAG
- the eccB gene encoding type VII secretion protein EccB, with translation MAEGMLMPTTSAQVSGHKFLVRRIEHGLVMGDVRMIHDPLGRRRRALIFGVVACVMLAVGSVALAMFRPAMDPADASLIRAESGALFVRLDQAVHPVANVASARLIVGEPVEPVNASDAIIADMPRGVPVGLADAPGIFSLNNPDSEWFVCQDVGSGELHVLATSGEQQPTLLGEGKGWLGASKSESGEVSWHLITAEGRRVLPAAESPQGRIMRRHLRIDEDTPRLYLTTELLNTIPEREEIRFPDPLPELVDATPRSWLRTEGKLTEITPLQRGLLIDAGSVASPDATAPLGVHVEGNNTLALPSMAVEWHNLNGGFACADGQGKIGFLESIDSGVALSGDSRAVTFSTQAGGAVGVDSGFGYYVISEYGLMHPVSTGDTLLSLGITEVDQVPWSILRLLPQGSELSRETALTPAY, from the coding sequence GTGGCTGAAGGCATGCTGATGCCCACGACATCGGCGCAGGTATCGGGGCATAAATTTCTAGTTCGACGTATTGAACACGGCTTGGTCATGGGCGATGTCCGAATGATTCATGATCCATTGGGGCGCCGGCGCAGAGCACTGATTTTTGGGGTGGTTGCGTGTGTGATGTTGGCGGTGGGATCTGTAGCATTAGCGATGTTTCGGCCTGCGATGGATCCCGCCGATGCGTCACTGATCCGCGCTGAATCCGGTGCCTTATTTGTGCGTTTGGATCAGGCCGTGCATCCGGTGGCAAATGTGGCCTCGGCACGATTAATTGTGGGCGAGCCTGTAGAACCAGTTAATGCCAGCGATGCGATTATTGCGGATATGCCGCGCGGAGTGCCGGTTGGTTTAGCGGATGCGCCGGGGATTTTCAGCTTGAACAACCCTGACTCGGAGTGGTTTGTGTGCCAGGATGTGGGCTCGGGTGAATTACATGTTTTAGCAACATCCGGCGAACAGCAACCCACCCTGCTTGGGGAGGGGAAGGGATGGCTGGGGGCGTCGAAAAGTGAATCCGGGGAGGTCAGCTGGCACCTGATCACTGCGGAGGGACGCCGTGTACTGCCTGCTGCAGAGAGCCCACAGGGGCGCATTATGCGCCGCCATCTGCGCATTGATGAGGATACCCCGCGCCTTTACCTCACCACCGAGCTGCTCAACACGATCCCGGAGCGCGAGGAAATTCGCTTCCCAGATCCACTTCCAGAGCTTGTTGATGCCACACCCCGCAGTTGGCTGCGCACCGAAGGCAAGCTCACCGAGATCACCCCGCTGCAACGTGGACTGCTTATCGACGCCGGCTCCGTTGCTTCCCCCGACGCTACCGCACCTCTAGGCGTACACGTGGAAGGAAACAACACATTAGCGTTGCCTAGCATGGCAGTGGAGTGGCACAACCTAAACGGCGGTTTTGCCTGCGCAGATGGACAAGGCAAGATAGGTTTCTTGGAATCCATAGACTCAGGGGTGGCATTATCTGGCGATTCCCGCGCAGTAACTTTCAGCACCCAAGCTGGCGGTGCTGTGGGTGTAGACAGTGGATTTGGCTACTATGTGATTTCTGAATATGGACTCATGCACCCCGTTTCAACTGGCGATACGCTCTTATCCTTAGGAATTACCGAGGTAGATCAGGTGCCCTGGAGCATCTTAAGGCTACTGCCACAGGGAAGTGAACTCAGCAGAGAGACCGCGCTTACCCCTGCATACTGA
- a CDS encoding DNA-directed RNA polymerase subunit alpha produces MLISQRPTITEEFVDSARSRFVIEPLEPGFGYTLGNSLRRTLLSSIPGAAVTSVKIDGVLHEFTTISGVKEDVSDIILNIKGLVLSSDSDEPVVMQLVKEGPGVVTAGDIQPPAGVEIHNPDLHIATLNETAKIEIELIVERGRGYVPATVTATGGEIGRIPVDQIYSPVLKVSYKVEATRVEQRTDFDKLVIDVETKNSITARDALASAGKTLVELFGLARELNIAAEGIEIGPSPQETEYIAAYSMPIEDLDFSVRSYNCLKREDIHTVGELAERAESDLLDIRNFGQKSINEVKIKLAGLGLTLKDAPEDFDPSTLEGYDAETGGYIDVEAEDSE; encoded by the coding sequence ATGCTTATTTCACAGCGCCCAACCATCACCGAGGAATTTGTCGATAGTGCACGTTCCCGGTTCGTTATCGAGCCACTGGAGCCAGGTTTTGGCTACACCCTCGGTAACTCCCTGCGCCGTACCCTGCTGTCCTCCATTCCTGGAGCAGCAGTAACCAGCGTCAAGATTGATGGTGTACTCCACGAGTTCACCACCATCAGCGGTGTGAAGGAAGATGTCTCTGACATCATCTTGAACATCAAGGGATTGGTTCTGTCTTCTGATTCCGATGAGCCAGTTGTTATGCAGCTGGTCAAGGAAGGCCCAGGAGTTGTAACTGCAGGTGACATTCAGCCACCAGCAGGCGTGGAGATCCATAACCCGGATCTGCACATTGCAACCCTGAACGAGACCGCGAAGATTGAGATTGAGCTCATCGTCGAGCGTGGACGTGGCTACGTCCCAGCAACGGTTACTGCAACCGGTGGAGAAATCGGCCGTATTCCGGTCGATCAGATCTACTCCCCAGTACTGAAGGTCAGCTACAAGGTCGAAGCTACTCGTGTTGAGCAGCGCACCGACTTTGACAAGCTGGTCATCGACGTTGAGACCAAGAACTCTATTACTGCACGTGACGCTCTTGCGTCGGCAGGCAAGACCCTGGTTGAGCTGTTCGGACTCGCTCGCGAGCTGAACATCGCAGCCGAAGGCATCGAGATCGGACCTTCTCCACAGGAGACCGAGTACATCGCTGCTTACAGCATGCCAATCGAGGATCTGGACTTCTCTGTCCGTTCCTACAACTGCCTCAAGCGCGAAGACATCCACACCGTAGGTGAACTCGCAGAGCGCGCTGAGTCCGATTTGCTAGATATCCGCAACTTCGGACAGAAGTCGATCAACGAGGTAAAGATCAAGCTTGCTGGCCTGGGTCTGACCCTGAAGGATGCTCCTGAAGACTTCGATCCTTCAACTCTTGAAGGTTATGACGCCGAAACTGGTGGCTACATCGATGTTGAGGCGGAAGATTCCGAGTAA
- the eccD gene encoding type VII secretion integral membrane protein EccD yields MTIDNALRLSIRIDLTVGDTPAAVADVSLPAGSSLADILDEVLELTDAPRISRPWVAHTAAGSPIDCGIPLSHTQVGQGSVIVLSPERDLEAPVMRDVAEALVEFSSEHRAGHLVELMTIAGLGGVATLLASPVASPLAIPGRIGLFLALCALLLLWLPGGRAPILKVLLPVALILGAGACASLIVSGGSVSVPDTGMTWIILAGACAMLAACLLVHVIYRPALLTTAALSTSGFGLLVLAAATALWDKNSAFSGPAALTVAACTTITMCFAPKIAAQLAGLRVPTLPTAGEDLSVSDLTMADPQIKIQRTKTLFDAQTLGLTVLSGPLMLLSVTPGTWSTTIFALCIAVSSLLHANRHQAPIPTWSLMALSAISFLALALSTVRQHSVAALIATALIMMVLFSVALWIHKIPTLEPTTIVWLERLESLCLAISLPLALHLLDIFGMLRALDIGFGG; encoded by the coding sequence GTGACAATCGATAATGCACTGCGCTTAAGCATCCGCATTGATCTCACCGTTGGGGACACCCCAGCAGCTGTGGCAGATGTATCACTACCAGCAGGTTCGAGCCTCGCGGATATTTTGGATGAGGTATTAGAACTCACGGATGCGCCTCGGATCTCTCGGCCTTGGGTGGCCCACACTGCTGCTGGAAGTCCCATTGATTGTGGCATTCCGTTGTCACATACTCAGGTGGGACAAGGCAGCGTCATTGTGCTGTCGCCTGAACGAGATCTAGAAGCACCGGTAATGCGCGATGTTGCAGAGGCTTTGGTGGAGTTCTCCTCCGAGCACCGTGCTGGACACCTCGTTGAGTTGATGACCATCGCCGGTCTTGGCGGTGTGGCAACTTTATTGGCCAGCCCTGTGGCTTCACCACTTGCGATACCCGGACGCATCGGGCTTTTCCTTGCTTTATGCGCACTACTTTTATTGTGGTTGCCAGGTGGGCGCGCACCAATTCTCAAAGTTCTTTTGCCGGTGGCACTCATCCTCGGAGCTGGGGCCTGCGCATCTTTAATAGTTTCTGGCGGTTCCGTTTCGGTCCCCGACACAGGGATGACATGGATAATTCTGGCCGGTGCATGCGCGATGCTTGCTGCGTGTCTGCTGGTTCATGTGATTTATCGGCCTGCACTTTTAACCACGGCAGCGCTATCCACATCAGGATTTGGGTTATTGGTGCTCGCAGCAGCAACGGCACTTTGGGATAAAAACTCAGCCTTCAGTGGCCCCGCAGCGCTAACTGTCGCGGCCTGCACCACCATCACCATGTGTTTCGCCCCAAAAATTGCAGCGCAGCTAGCAGGCCTTCGGGTCCCAACGCTGCCCACCGCCGGCGAAGATCTCTCCGTCAGCGACCTCACCATGGCGGATCCTCAAATAAAGATCCAGAGAACAAAGACGCTTTTCGACGCCCAGACCCTTGGGCTCACTGTGTTAAGCGGGCCACTGATGCTGCTGTCGGTCACGCCTGGAACGTGGAGCACCACCATCTTTGCATTATGCATTGCAGTGTCTTCACTTCTTCATGCAAACCGCCATCAAGCGCCCATCCCCACGTGGTCTTTAATGGCACTCTCCGCAATCAGTTTCTTAGCTCTTGCGCTTTCCACTGTCCGGCAGCATTCCGTGGCTGCGCTCATTGCCACTGCTCTGATCATGATGGTACTTTTCAGTGTTGCCTTGTGGATCCATAAGATTCCTACACTCGAGCCCACCACCATCGTGTGGTTGGAACGATTGGAATCATTATGCCTGGCCATAAGCCTACCGTTAGCGTTGCATTTACTTGATATTTTTGGAATGCTGCGTGCCCTGGATATTGGATTTGGTGGATAA